A region of the Microcoleus sp. AS-A8 genome:
TCAATATTGACGGTAAAGGGTTCCGGTTCAAAAGGCCAGGGTTTCACTGTTACCTTCCCATCGTTCATCTGCACCACATCGTAGCGCTTGCCACTTGGCCCTTTAGCGATTTCTAGTGCCCGTTCACCGACAGGTAAGTGACGTTGGCAAAGGATGAGTGAGAGGCGATCGAACATTTGCATAAACGCATAGGCGTCCTCCACGTCCTTCTTCGTCAGTTTTAAGTCCTTACGCCAATGCTCTTGATGTTCCAGTTGTTCGTCCAAAAAGCGATCCATTTCCGCTGATTCGCCACGTTTGCCCTCATTGAGAAAGCTCATGTGCTTTGAGATGAGCAATGCCACCCACCGTCCCCGGTAGAGGGCATTTTTCGCCATCTCTCTCAACTTTTCCAGGGACGTGGACGGGTCGAGGGTAAAATCTAGGGGTGTACCTGCTGGAGTGAGTTGGTTCTCTTCCCATTCTTTCTCTAAATCGTCGTGATGGGATATCGCCGCGATCGTCTCATACAAGCGAACGGGTGAATTTTCTTTCTTCCAATGTCCCGCCAGTTGAGCCGCCAGTAAAGCGTGGGCGCGATGATAAATCACTTCCCAGCCCTTCTCATCTTGGTTAACAATCACAGAATCTTTATTCTCCTTCACAGAATGCACTGGTATTGAAGTGTGACATTTCCCCCCCTGAGTTCCCCTCTCTCTACAGGTAGGAGAAAGGTATGCTGGGTTCATCCCGTTTTTATAACAATACGGTTGGCGGGGGAGCATTTTAGAGATGAACTCTCCTTAGCCTTCTTTAAATTTGCACGTTTGGAAGGCTCTCAGGTATGCTTGTGCTCATCCAATCCATGGGCAACACTCCTAATCGACGAAGTGACGATTAAATGTAAATGATTAGGAATTTAGTTTCCGACGTGCTGCCTCTAAAAGCAGGCGTTGTTCAGCACGAGCGATCGCGTGATGAGTGCGTTCTACCTCATTAATATCGACGGAAATCGACGTAATGCCCCACTGGACTAATGCATCAATTAAGTCAGGATATTGAGCGGGTGCTTGACCACAAATTGAGCAAGGAATGCCGATATTCTTGGCTGTCTCGATGATTTGTTGAAGTGCACGGCGAACCGCGAGATGATTTCCATTCAGGGAGGAACCTAACTCCTCTCGATCGCGGTCAGTTGCTAGCAATAATTGAGTAAAATCATTGCTTCCAATTGAGATGCCTTGAACCCCAGCTTTGACGTAATCGGACAGGAGAAATAGCACCGAAGGCACCTCTGCCATAATCCAGAGTTGGAACTGGGGATTATCGGTCAATCCAGCTTGTTCTACACGGCGACGGCAAAAGCTAAACTCTTCCACAGTACGAACAAAGGGCAACATCAGATTGACGTTGGTATAGCCGATCTGGTGAACGCCTCTTAGCGCTTCCAATTCTAAATCAAAGCAGGTGGGGTCATCCAAATAGCGAAGTGTGCCGCGCCTGCCTACGATCGGATTCAGTTCTGGTTCTGAGGGTGAGGTGGTACCTGTAAGAAGTTGTAATTCATGCGATCGCCAATCTAAGGAGCGATAAAACACCGGTCGAGGTGAAAAAACCGTGGCGAACTGAAGGAGAAGATGGGTAAGACGTGCCACTAACTCTTTGCTACGTCCCTGTTTCAACCAAGTACTCAAGGGGTGATTGTCCAAGGCATCAAGCATCATGAGTTCCGAACGCAACAACCCAACCCCATCCACTGGGAGAACACCGATTCGTTCGAGAGAGCTAGGTTGGCTCAGATTCACGAGCAATTGAGTGGCAATCGGATATGGGTTATAAGGGATAAGAGCTTGAGGATTGAGCATTGGAGTTTTCCCCATGCTATTATCCTGACGACCCAGTCGATGGATTTCTCCCTGATCCCCATCCAAAAAGAGAAACTCGTCGGTTTGAATGAGTTGAGTAATATCGGTAGCACCGACTACAGCGGGGATACCTAGTTCTCTGGCAACAATTGCCGCATGGCTAGTCATTCCTCCCCGTTCTGTCACGATACCTACCGCTGATTTGAGCCAAGGTAGCCAATCCGGAGAGATGTGAGGGGCAACCCAAATTTTTCCGGGGTGTAGCTTTTCCAGATTGAGGTTCTCACTCTTAAACACTTGAGCGGGCGCTGTGACTCGTCCTGCCGCTGCTGGTAATCCTCTAATGATCTGAGGCGTGAGGCTTGAGGTTGGAGGTTGAGTAGACATGGCAATCTGAGAGCCAATGGCTCTGGGTTGAGGGACAAATTGCGTCAAATACAGCTGAGGTTCTGTGCTGCCGGGGGGTTGACAAAGTGTCCATTCTATAAAAAAGGTTTGAGTCAGTTCAGCGGCTAAGCGTTGGCATAGCTCAATGAGTTGCTTGAGGTATTTCTCGTTTAATGCGTATTGTTTTTGTTGTTCTTCACCGAGTATATAAGCTTGTAAACCACTCTCTGTTAAGGAATCACAGTCGGGTTGGTTCTTGAGACGATAGGCGCGGGTTTTGCTGCCGAGGAGTGAGGAGACGACGGTGCCACTGTCTACTTGCAATTGGTAGGTATCTGGCAGCACTTCACCCTTGGTTAAAACTTCTGCCATGCCCCAGGTGGCTTGAATTTTCCACTCATTCACGTCAGCTTCGATTGTGCCAGAGGCGATCGCCTCCCATAGGGGTTGTACCAATACAGCCAAATTCAGTTGCTGGATCTTGATGCCGTTACGCTGCCAATAAAACAAGCTTCTGGCGCGAAAGAGTTCTCCCCACACTCGTTTTAATGAGAGGATGAGGGCGTCTGGCACAAGATGACAACTGTGGGATTGTAAAATCTCCAGCGGCAGAATACGGGCTGGATTGAGGCTGCTTAGTGCCGTCGATAAGGGTTGTGTCCGAGATTGAGGGTCTAAGGGATGACGAAAAATGCTACTGTTTGCTAATTGCATCGATACCGAAGGGTGCAAAATCGCGACCGATGCACTTAGCTCTTGAGTTGCCGTTAAGAATGAGCGAGTCCAAGCGGGTGGCAAAACCACATTGGCGATCGCTTGACGCATGTGTTGGGCGACTCGCTGCAACTGGCGTGGATTGTCTACATCTACATGAAACGATGAATGGGGCAAGTCGGCTAATAGAGGTTCCGACTCACCCAACAGTTGGATCAACTCCCAAAACACACTTGTGGGAATCACAAAGCCTGGTATAACCGGGTAGCCACGCTGCAAAAGCTGGCTTAAGTGGAAAGCTTTCTTTCCCACCAGAGGGAGTTCTGAAGATTGAATGTGATCGAGCCAGTAGAGATTATCCAAATTTAGACTTCAGTAGGTCATGAGTTAGGGGTTAGTCGTTCGTGGGAATGACTAAGCTAAGCTAACAATCTGCCAAGAAAGTCGGTTTTAAGAGCCGAGATTTCTTGTGGGATGGCCA
Encoded here:
- a CDS encoding DUF3891 family protein encodes the protein MHSVKENKDSVIVNQDEKGWEVIYHRAHALLAAQLAGHWKKENSPVRLYETIAAISHHDDLEKEWEENQLTPAGTPLDFTLDPSTSLEKLREMAKNALYRGRWVALLISKHMSFLNEGKRGESAEMDRFLDEQLEHQEHWRKDLKLTKKDVEDAYAFMQMFDRLSLILCQRHLPVGERALEIAKGPSGKRYDVVQMNDGKVTVKPWPFEPEPFTVNIEAIALEQVTFKDNTELTQALQKAPIKVLEWTFVQS
- a CDS encoding PEP-utilizing enzyme translates to MDNLYWLDHIQSSELPLVGKKAFHLSQLLQRGYPVIPGFVIPTSVFWELIQLLGESEPLLADLPHSSFHVDVDNPRQLQRVAQHMRQAIANVVLPPAWTRSFLTATQELSASVAILHPSVSMQLANSSIFRHPLDPQSRTQPLSTALSSLNPARILPLEILQSHSCHLVPDALILSLKRVWGELFRARSLFYWQRNGIKIQQLNLAVLVQPLWEAIASGTIEADVNEWKIQATWGMAEVLTKGEVLPDTYQLQVDSGTVVSSLLGSKTRAYRLKNQPDCDSLTESGLQAYILGEEQQKQYALNEKYLKQLIELCQRLAAELTQTFFIEWTLCQPPGSTEPQLYLTQFVPQPRAIGSQIAMSTQPPTSSLTPQIIRGLPAAAGRVTAPAQVFKSENLNLEKLHPGKIWVAPHISPDWLPWLKSAVGIVTERGGMTSHAAIVARELGIPAVVGATDITQLIQTDEFLFLDGDQGEIHRLGRQDNSMGKTPMLNPQALIPYNPYPIATQLLVNLSQPSSLERIGVLPVDGVGLLRSELMMLDALDNHPLSTWLKQGRSKELVARLTHLLLQFATVFSPRPVFYRSLDWRSHELQLLTGTTSPSEPELNPIVGRRGTLRYLDDPTCFDLELEALRGVHQIGYTNVNLMLPFVRTVEEFSFCRRRVEQAGLTDNPQFQLWIMAEVPSVLFLLSDYVKAGVQGISIGSNDFTQLLLATDRDREELGSSLNGNHLAVRRALQQIIETAKNIGIPCSICGQAPAQYPDLIDALVQWGITSISVDINEVERTHHAIARAEQRLLLEAARRKLNS